Genomic segment of Bacteroidales bacterium:
GAATAAATGCGAAAATTACCAATGAAGGATATTGCGTTCTGTACACAAAAATCAGTATTGCAGGAAAGGAAAACCCAGCAATCATAGAACTTAATGATACATAACGGAATATAAGAAGCGTTACAACCCAAATCAAAAGAACAAAAAGAGCACCATAAGGGTGAAGTGCAAAAACAACGCCCGATAAGGTTGCTACACCCTTACCTCCTCTAAATCCAGCAAATACAGGAAATATATGGCCAAACATTGCAGCAAGACCCAAGTAAAGCTGGAAATCTACGAAAAGACCAGTCTCTGGTATATAAAAATGCGTCAAATAAAGTAGCCGAACAGCAAGGTAGCCTTTTAGCATATCTATTATGAATACAGGAATACCAGCCTTTGCACCAAGCGTTCTCATTGCATTGGTTGCTCCAGCATTCCCACTGCCATAATCCCTTACATCAACACCATAGAAAATCTTACCAATCCAGACAGACGTTGGGATAGAACCAATAAGATAAGCTAATAGTATTACTAATATTTTGTAAAAACCTTCCACAGTCCA
This window contains:
- the plsY gene encoding glycerol-3-phosphate 1-O-acyltransferase PlsY; this translates as MEGFYKILVILLAYLIGSIPTSVWIGKIFYGVDVRDYGSGNAGATNAMRTLGAKAGIPVFIIDMLKGYLAVRLLYLTHFYIPETGLFVDFQLYLGLAAMFGHIFPVFAGFRGGKGVATLSGVVFALHPYGALFVLLIWVVTLLIFRYVSLSSMIAGFSFPAILIFVYRTQYPSLVIFAFILATLMLFTHQKNIERLMNGQEKKIKLKKNKSIEDKA